Proteins co-encoded in one Anguilla anguilla isolate fAngAng1 chromosome 16, fAngAng1.pri, whole genome shotgun sequence genomic window:
- the LOC118215117 gene encoding cyclic AMP-responsive element-binding protein 3-like protein 1 → MPCLPEFSSVTHTVKSSSLLSAEVYTATQIRSRTLLFYNEGSRLEESYGKFLKVEDDSNLSEGQPDQDTPSEHEAGKYLSRTHADSQDYNQTGVELPHEKEQYHKREGSPDGGAEFF, encoded by the exons ATGCCCTGTCTGCCCGAGTTCTCCTCTGTGACCCACACAGTGAAATCCTCCTCACTCCTGTCGGCTGAAGTCTACACCGCCACTCAAA TTCGCTCTCGTACCCTCCTCTTCTACAACGAGGGCTCCCGGCTTGAGGAGAGCTATGGAAAGTTCCTGAAGGTGGAGGATGACAGCAACCTCTCGGAGGGCCAGCCGGACCAGGACACCCCATCGGAACACGAAGCCGGAAAGTACCTGAGCCGGACCCATGCAGATTCCCAGGACTACAACCAGACTGGAGTGGAGCTCCCGCACGAGAAGGAACAGTATCACAAGAG AGAGGGGAGTCCTGACGGTGGCGCAGAGTTCTTCTAA